Proteins co-encoded in one Anopheles moucheti chromosome X, idAnoMoucSN_F20_07, whole genome shotgun sequence genomic window:
- the LOC128307393 gene encoding uncharacterized protein LOC128307393 isoform X2, with protein sequence MSGLTSDVFDEHLVDESSQYMLDDLQLAAELGKTLLERNKELEATLKHHQNIIEDHVQEIEYLTKQNAALREVNDSRMKIYEQLEVSIQDLERDKYKLALEYQAEKKHVKQLCSNIESLETKVEELTRSLEDARRQAEADRRTKQTERLLSQQQQQQPPGLAIIKLNSQTSHASKDAIPVVSPQGDDSTSRQKAETCQQNKTMSTAAAKNSGTVPSCQDGDDNQDDRDDGTCTEEHILSEDNEEVLRIMQELQRTQKCLLSEQGKVGELEEQLAAIAQENTALQSKLLNTRSSEIKSVHDELSMLAEFGQGQVCTRCLRDLGEQPDNDSIITGTEDDDASLMDLIHNVDIPKVYRSSVTMEILPTKPDSLDLSASECAGPTNPYRELVEKYEALLEVHRQPIVRKATTASAGATATTVGSGNNTPVDSCQPQQLLVDTVDGEPAPRYMIEFNPAIVACDPQERHAGEHQGIRAAAVAATECSETETASSGYSDEVSNKATQTDESPRNFLCTIADGKDWRFSIYEDESAIDSRFRFSPAHRELFREIFSVLRKAAENRDEGDQLPLLDDTKPIGGVVAGRGTTNPVPPVTPANEEPPAGFGIEEEEEDDDETVSFISSSAVSEQSFAMSECITKSERRRIARQAKAACRYGEEEPKPTELHLADDATKRQPQQLQHHPQHALPGAADGHALPAELDYISVTVGVHKRKSRRRSHRREGNQTVGLTPPTPPRTGSARKNRPSFRPWNPERDGATAVPGEWNGNSMTVYNRAIPKPGQPAPDGHGVGASTLPNVANTSHAMPPKSRRSGEKKRNSSGLRNRYADLMDDAQGEDVVEFRPSSASQHLHKLQKLDLSYAEVLRRADGGNPFPARRQYNKPQ encoded by the exons ATGAGCGGCCTAACGAGCGACGTGTTCGATGAGCATCTCGTCGATGAAAGCTCACAGTACATGCTGGACG ACTTGCAGTTGGCAGCAGAACTTGGAAAGACGCtactagaacgaaacaaaGAGCTCGAAGCAACTCTGAAGCACCATCAGAATATTATTGAGGATCATGTACAGGAAATAGAG tatttaacaaaacagaatGCTGCCCTGCGGGAGGTGAACGACTCGCGGATGAAGATCTACGAACAGCTGGAAGTGAGCATTCAGGATCTGGAGAGGGACAAGTACAAACTTGCGCTCGAGTATCAAGCGGAGAAGAAGCATGTTAAACA GCTGTGTAGCAATATAGAGAGCTTAGAAACCAAAGTAGAAGAACTGACGCGATCGCTCGAAGATGCTCGACGGCAAGCCGAAGCGGATCGAAGGACAAAGCAAACGGAACGGTTGCTcagtcagcagcagcagcaacagccacCGGGACTGGCAATAATTAAACTCAACAGCCAAACCAGCCATGCATCGAAAGACGCCATACCTGTTGTTTCGCCGCAAGGGGACGATAGCACCAGTCGACAAAAAGCCGAAACA TGtcaacagaacaaaacaatgtCCACTGCAGCGGCGAAGAACAGCGGTACCGTTCCGTCGTGCCAGGATGGTGACGACAATCAAGACGACAGGGATGATGGAACCTGTACGGAGGAACACATACTAAGCGAAGATAATGAGGAGGTCCTGCGCATTATGCAGGAGCTTCAACGCACGCAAAAGTGTCTGCTGTCCGAGCAGGGCAAGGTGGGCGAACTGGAAGAGCAGCTGGCGGCAATTGCCCAGGAAAATACGGCACTCCAGTCGAAGCTGTTAAATACGCGATCCTCCGAAATAAAGTCCGTGCATGATGAGCTGTCAATGCTTGCGGAGTTCGG CCAAGGACAGGTGTGTACCAGATGCCTGCGAGACCTAGGAGAGCAACCGGACAACGATTCCATCATTACTGGCACTGAGGACGATGATGCCAGCCTGATGGATCTCATCCACAACGTGGACATACCGAAAGTGTATCGGTCATCTGTCACGATGGAG ATACTTCCGACGAAACCGGATAGCTTGGATCTTTCCGCAAGCGAATGTGCCGGTCCGACTAATCCATACCGCGagttggtggaaaaatatgaGGCACTGCTGGAGGTTCATCGGCAACCAATTGTGCGGAAGGCGACGACGGCATCAGCGGGAGCGACTGCAACAACGGTCGGCTCTGGTAACAACACTCCGGTCGATAGCTGTCAGCCGCAGCAGCTGCTGGTGGATACGGTTGATGGTGAACCGGCACCGCGCTATATGATCGAGTTCAATCCCGCCATCGTGGCCTGCGATCCACAGGAACGGCATGCGGGCGAGCATCAGGGTATCAGGGCAGCTGCAGTAGCAGCAACCGAGTgctccgaaaccgaaaccgcgAGCTCCGGATACTCGGACGAGGTGAGCAACAAGGCGACCCAGACGGATGAGAGCCCGCGCAATTTTCTCTGCACGATCGCGGACGGCAAGGACTGGCGATTCAGTATCTACGAGGATGAGAGCGCTATCGACTCGCGGTTCCGCTTCAGTCCGGCGCATCGCGAGCTGTTCCGGGAGATATTTAGCGTGCTGCGTAAGGCGGCCGAAAATCGTGATGAGGGCGATCAGCTTCCACTTCTGGATGATACGAAACCGATCGGTGGTGTAGTGGCGGGTAGAGGTACAACCAATCCGGTACCACCAGTAACGCCTGCGAACGAAGAACCGCCAGCCGGTTTCGGTatagaggaggaagaggaagacgacgatgaGACGGTCAGCTTCATCTCATCCTCCGCCGTCAGCGAACAGTCCTTCGCTATGTCCGAATGCATCACTAAGTCAGAACGTCGGCGAATCGCTCGGCAGGCGAAGGCCGCTTGTCGGTATGGGGAAGAGGAACCGAAACCAACGGAACTTCATCTCGCCGACGATGCGACCAAACGCCAACCACAGCAACTACAGCACCATCCGCAGCATGCATTGCCTGGTGCTGCCGATGGACACGCGCTACCGGCCGAACTAGACTACATCTCGGTAACGGTCGGTGTACACAAGCGCAAGTCACGCCGTCGAAGCCATCGGCGAGAGGGCAACCAAACGGTTGGTCTCACTCCACCGACACCGCCTCGCACAGGAAGCGCCCGCAAGAACCGGCCCTCGTTCCGCCCGTGGAACCCGGAACGGGACGGTGCCACCGCCGTGCCGGGCGAATGGAATGGTAACTCGATGACCGTTTACAACCGGGCCATACCTAAACCGGGCCAACCTGCCCCGGACGGTCACGGCGTGGGTGCCTCTACCCTTCCCAATGTTGCCAACACGAGTCACGCAATGCCACCCAAATCCCGACGGTCGGGTGAGAAGAAACGGAACTCCTCGGGACTTCGTAACCGATATGCTGATCTAATGGATGATGCCCAAGGTGAGGATGTGGTTGAATTCCGGCCCTCGTCCGCCTCCCAACACCTGCACAAACTACAGAAATTGGATCTCTCGTACGCGGAAGTGCTGCGCCGTGCGGACGGTGGCAATCCTTTCCCTGCCCGGCGCCAGTATAATAAACCGCAGTAG
- the LOC128307393 gene encoding uncharacterized protein LOC128307393 isoform X1, translating to MSSNTDLSFEWSLLTKKDCRKWNTADLQLAAELGKTLLERNKELEATLKHHQNIIEDHVQEIEYLTKQNAALREVNDSRMKIYEQLEVSIQDLERDKYKLALEYQAEKKHVKQLCSNIESLETKVEELTRSLEDARRQAEADRRTKQTERLLSQQQQQQPPGLAIIKLNSQTSHASKDAIPVVSPQGDDSTSRQKAETCQQNKTMSTAAAKNSGTVPSCQDGDDNQDDRDDGTCTEEHILSEDNEEVLRIMQELQRTQKCLLSEQGKVGELEEQLAAIAQENTALQSKLLNTRSSEIKSVHDELSMLAEFGQGQVCTRCLRDLGEQPDNDSIITGTEDDDASLMDLIHNVDIPKVYRSSVTMEILPTKPDSLDLSASECAGPTNPYRELVEKYEALLEVHRQPIVRKATTASAGATATTVGSGNNTPVDSCQPQQLLVDTVDGEPAPRYMIEFNPAIVACDPQERHAGEHQGIRAAAVAATECSETETASSGYSDEVSNKATQTDESPRNFLCTIADGKDWRFSIYEDESAIDSRFRFSPAHRELFREIFSVLRKAAENRDEGDQLPLLDDTKPIGGVVAGRGTTNPVPPVTPANEEPPAGFGIEEEEEDDDETVSFISSSAVSEQSFAMSECITKSERRRIARQAKAACRYGEEEPKPTELHLADDATKRQPQQLQHHPQHALPGAADGHALPAELDYISVTVGVHKRKSRRRSHRREGNQTVGLTPPTPPRTGSARKNRPSFRPWNPERDGATAVPGEWNGNSMTVYNRAIPKPGQPAPDGHGVGASTLPNVANTSHAMPPKSRRSGEKKRNSSGLRNRYADLMDDAQGEDVVEFRPSSASQHLHKLQKLDLSYAEVLRRADGGNPFPARRQYNKPQ from the exons ATGTCATCGAACACTGACCTCAGCTTCGAGTGGTCATTGCTCACCAAGAAGGACTGCCGCAAGTGGAACACTGCCG ACTTGCAGTTGGCAGCAGAACTTGGAAAGACGCtactagaacgaaacaaaGAGCTCGAAGCAACTCTGAAGCACCATCAGAATATTATTGAGGATCATGTACAGGAAATAGAG tatttaacaaaacagaatGCTGCCCTGCGGGAGGTGAACGACTCGCGGATGAAGATCTACGAACAGCTGGAAGTGAGCATTCAGGATCTGGAGAGGGACAAGTACAAACTTGCGCTCGAGTATCAAGCGGAGAAGAAGCATGTTAAACA GCTGTGTAGCAATATAGAGAGCTTAGAAACCAAAGTAGAAGAACTGACGCGATCGCTCGAAGATGCTCGACGGCAAGCCGAAGCGGATCGAAGGACAAAGCAAACGGAACGGTTGCTcagtcagcagcagcagcaacagccacCGGGACTGGCAATAATTAAACTCAACAGCCAAACCAGCCATGCATCGAAAGACGCCATACCTGTTGTTTCGCCGCAAGGGGACGATAGCACCAGTCGACAAAAAGCCGAAACA TGtcaacagaacaaaacaatgtCCACTGCAGCGGCGAAGAACAGCGGTACCGTTCCGTCGTGCCAGGATGGTGACGACAATCAAGACGACAGGGATGATGGAACCTGTACGGAGGAACACATACTAAGCGAAGATAATGAGGAGGTCCTGCGCATTATGCAGGAGCTTCAACGCACGCAAAAGTGTCTGCTGTCCGAGCAGGGCAAGGTGGGCGAACTGGAAGAGCAGCTGGCGGCAATTGCCCAGGAAAATACGGCACTCCAGTCGAAGCTGTTAAATACGCGATCCTCCGAAATAAAGTCCGTGCATGATGAGCTGTCAATGCTTGCGGAGTTCGG CCAAGGACAGGTGTGTACCAGATGCCTGCGAGACCTAGGAGAGCAACCGGACAACGATTCCATCATTACTGGCACTGAGGACGATGATGCCAGCCTGATGGATCTCATCCACAACGTGGACATACCGAAAGTGTATCGGTCATCTGTCACGATGGAG ATACTTCCGACGAAACCGGATAGCTTGGATCTTTCCGCAAGCGAATGTGCCGGTCCGACTAATCCATACCGCGagttggtggaaaaatatgaGGCACTGCTGGAGGTTCATCGGCAACCAATTGTGCGGAAGGCGACGACGGCATCAGCGGGAGCGACTGCAACAACGGTCGGCTCTGGTAACAACACTCCGGTCGATAGCTGTCAGCCGCAGCAGCTGCTGGTGGATACGGTTGATGGTGAACCGGCACCGCGCTATATGATCGAGTTCAATCCCGCCATCGTGGCCTGCGATCCACAGGAACGGCATGCGGGCGAGCATCAGGGTATCAGGGCAGCTGCAGTAGCAGCAACCGAGTgctccgaaaccgaaaccgcgAGCTCCGGATACTCGGACGAGGTGAGCAACAAGGCGACCCAGACGGATGAGAGCCCGCGCAATTTTCTCTGCACGATCGCGGACGGCAAGGACTGGCGATTCAGTATCTACGAGGATGAGAGCGCTATCGACTCGCGGTTCCGCTTCAGTCCGGCGCATCGCGAGCTGTTCCGGGAGATATTTAGCGTGCTGCGTAAGGCGGCCGAAAATCGTGATGAGGGCGATCAGCTTCCACTTCTGGATGATACGAAACCGATCGGTGGTGTAGTGGCGGGTAGAGGTACAACCAATCCGGTACCACCAGTAACGCCTGCGAACGAAGAACCGCCAGCCGGTTTCGGTatagaggaggaagaggaagacgacgatgaGACGGTCAGCTTCATCTCATCCTCCGCCGTCAGCGAACAGTCCTTCGCTATGTCCGAATGCATCACTAAGTCAGAACGTCGGCGAATCGCTCGGCAGGCGAAGGCCGCTTGTCGGTATGGGGAAGAGGAACCGAAACCAACGGAACTTCATCTCGCCGACGATGCGACCAAACGCCAACCACAGCAACTACAGCACCATCCGCAGCATGCATTGCCTGGTGCTGCCGATGGACACGCGCTACCGGCCGAACTAGACTACATCTCGGTAACGGTCGGTGTACACAAGCGCAAGTCACGCCGTCGAAGCCATCGGCGAGAGGGCAACCAAACGGTTGGTCTCACTCCACCGACACCGCCTCGCACAGGAAGCGCCCGCAAGAACCGGCCCTCGTTCCGCCCGTGGAACCCGGAACGGGACGGTGCCACCGCCGTGCCGGGCGAATGGAATGGTAACTCGATGACCGTTTACAACCGGGCCATACCTAAACCGGGCCAACCTGCCCCGGACGGTCACGGCGTGGGTGCCTCTACCCTTCCCAATGTTGCCAACACGAGTCACGCAATGCCACCCAAATCCCGACGGTCGGGTGAGAAGAAACGGAACTCCTCGGGACTTCGTAACCGATATGCTGATCTAATGGATGATGCCCAAGGTGAGGATGTGGTTGAATTCCGGCCCTCGTCCGCCTCCCAACACCTGCACAAACTACAGAAATTGGATCTCTCGTACGCGGAAGTGCTGCGCCGTGCGGACGGTGGCAATCCTTTCCCTGCCCGGCGCCAGTATAATAAACCGCAGTAG
- the LOC128307394 gene encoding uncharacterized protein LOC128307394: MPLIAPRVLRLTTSPVPSRSSTHDSRHSGTLRLAWFVLPMDWGVSRVRPLLRWLLPVLLLANAPAGVRGHGRMMEPPARNAMWRFGFPNPVNYNDNELFCGGYAVQWEQNQGNCGVCGDAYHLRSPRPHEAGGQYGKGIVSRRYVAGQEVEVEIELTANHMGRFELYLCPNNNPQAEATQACFDRYPLYLAGTREVRFFIPPDSKKKDVFRYRVQLPLYVSCTQCVLQWTYFTGNMWGRCDNGTESVGCGRPETFRNCADISVVSNTGGGRPPLFVGNNNPFLLYYRDYRDPKPDNVYPLIIRDQVCLPTATYRGFIGMEDWCQNNCLRYPPNCPETVCHCPQTCEAIGELRGREGADVYCLDQCLNYKSNCPADRCRCY, from the exons ATGGACTGGGGAGTGTCCCGGGTGCGGCCACTGTTGCGGTGGTTGCTCCCAGTGCTGCTACTCGCCAACGCTCCGGCGGGCGTGCGCGGCCATGGCCGAATGATGGAACCGCCGGCGCGCAATGCCATGTGGCGCTTCGGGTTTCCCAATCCGGTCAACTACAACGATAACGAGCTGTTTTGCGGCGGGTACGCAGTGCAGTGGGAACAGAACCAGGGCAACTGTGGCGTCTGTGGTGACGCCTACCATCTTCGGTCACCCCGGCCGCATGAGGCGGGGGGCCAGTACGGCAAGGGTATCGTGTCGCGCCGGTACGTCGCCGGACAGGAGGTCGAGGTGGAGATCGAGCTGACCGCGAATCATATGGGCCGGTTCGAGCTGTACCTCTGTCCGAACAACAACCCACAAGCGGAAGCCACCCAGGCCTGCTTCGACCGTTATCCGCTGTATCTGGCCGGTACACGGGAGGTGCGGTTCTTCATTCCGCCCGACTCGAAGAAAAAGGACGTGTTTCGGTACCGTGTGCAGCTGCCGCTGTATGTGAGCTGTACGCAGTGCGTACTGCAGTGGACATACTTCACCGGTAACATGTGGGGCAGGTGCGACAACGGTACCGAGTCCGTAGGATGCGGCAGACCAG AAACGTTCCGGAACTGTGCGGACATCAGCGTCGTGTCGAACACTGGCGGAGGCCGGCCTCCGCTGTTCGTTGGCAACAATAACCCATTCCTGCTGTACTACCGGGACTACCGCGACCCCAAACCAGACAATGTGTATCCACTCATCATCCG AGACCAGGTGTGTCTACCCACTGCAACGTATCGCGGCTTTATCGGCATGGAGGATTGGTGCCAGAACAACTGCCTGCGCTATCCACCTAACTGCCCGGAAACGGTCTGTCACTGCCC GCAAACGTGCGAAGCGATCGGTGAGCTGCGAGGCCGCGAGGGAGCCGACGTGTACTGTCTGGACCAGTGTCTCAACTACAAGTCCAACTGCCCAGCCGACAGATGTCGTTGCTACTAA